One genomic region from Terriglobia bacterium encodes:
- a CDS encoding VIT family protein, translating into MPSGNIEQHRTGRIGWLRAAVLGANDGILSTSSLVLGVAAAHATHSSVLVAGVAGLVAGSMSMAAGEYVSVYSQADTEKAELELERKELKADRKGEQKELMAIYVARGLDPALAKQVAEQLMAHDAIGAHAQDELGISETFRARPIQAALTSAGSFGVGAAMPLLVTVFAPSGALIPLVSGTSLVFLAILGGLAARVGGAGVVIGAARVTFWGAIAMAVTAGVGALFGTVV; encoded by the coding sequence ATGCCTTCAGGCAACATTGAACAACATCGCACGGGACGCATCGGCTGGCTGCGTGCGGCAGTACTGGGCGCGAACGACGGTATCCTTTCGACATCAAGCCTGGTACTCGGTGTCGCAGCCGCACATGCGACTCACAGTAGCGTATTGGTCGCAGGGGTTGCCGGATTGGTGGCTGGGTCAATGTCAATGGCCGCCGGCGAGTATGTGTCCGTCTATTCACAGGCAGACACCGAGAAGGCCGAACTTGAGCTTGAGCGGAAGGAACTCAAAGCTGACCGTAAGGGTGAACAAAAGGAACTGATGGCAATCTATGTCGCTCGCGGGCTAGACCCGGCGCTTGCGAAACAGGTTGCCGAGCAGTTGATGGCCCATGACGCGATAGGCGCGCACGCCCAGGACGAGCTTGGCATCTCCGAGACTTTCCGTGCACGTCCGATCCAAGCTGCCTTGACTTCAGCCGGCAGCTTCGGGGTTGGAGCAGCCATGCCTCTCCTGGTCACCGTCTTCGCTCCGTCTGGTGCTCTGATCCCGCTCGTCTCCGGAACTTCACTGGTATTTCTGGCGATTCTGGGCGGGTTGGCGGCGCGCGTGGGCGGTGCCGGGGTCGTGATAGGCGCAGCGCGCGTCACGTTCTGGGGTGCAATTGCGATGGCCGTAACCGCTGGCGTCGGGGCGCTGTTCGGAACAGTCGTGTGA
- a CDS encoding lipocalin family protein, which yields MLKQVLYVAFVYGAMSAASGDSKPPLQTVGKVDLQRYVGKWYEIARYPNRFEKRCVSDITATYTARPDGKITVLNTCRKADGQMKSSRGLAKSVDQRTNAKLKVTFFWPLYGKYWVIGLDPEYRYAVVSEPSRKYLWILSRTPKLDPELYQRAVDTVRQQGLDPSRLIRPLQAERP from the coding sequence ATGTTGAAGCAGGTCTTATATGTCGCATTCGTGTATGGTGCCATGTCTGCCGCTTCTGGCGATTCGAAGCCGCCGCTGCAGACCGTGGGCAAAGTTGATCTTCAACGCTATGTCGGCAAATGGTATGAGATCGCTCGGTATCCCAACCGCTTCGAAAAGCGCTGCGTTTCCGATATCACAGCAACTTACACCGCACGGCCGGACGGCAAGATCACGGTGCTCAACACATGCCGGAAAGCTGACGGTCAGATGAAGTCATCGCGGGGCCTCGCCAAAAGCGTCGATCAGCGGACGAACGCCAAATTGAAAGTAACCTTCTTTTGGCCTTTATACGGCAAGTACTGGGTGATTGGACTGGATCCCGAATACCGGTATGCAGTGGTCAGCGAGCCGAGCCGCAAATACTTGTGGATTCTGAGTCGCACACCGAAGCTGGATCCCGAGCTTTACCAGAGGGCAGTGGACACGGTCCGGCAGCAAGGTCTCGATCCTTCTCGTCTGATTCGACCGCTGCAGGCTGAGAGGCCATAG